CCTCTGGTCCGAAGCTGTGGCGAGGGGCCCCTCTGGTCCGAAGCTGTGGCGAGGGGCCCCTCTGGTCCGAAGCTGTGGCGAGGGGCCCCTCTGGTCCGAAGCTGTGGCGAGGGGCCCCTCTGGTCCGAAGCTGTGGCGAGGGGCCCCTCTGGTCCGAAGCTGTGGCGAGGGGCCCCTCTGGTCCGAAGCTGTGGCGAGGGGCCCCTCTGGTCCGAAGCTGTGGCGAGGGGCCCCTCTGGTCCGAAGCTGTGGCGAGGGGCCCCCTCTGGTCCGAAGCTGTGGCGAGGGGCCCCCTCTGGTCCGAAGCTGTGGCGAGGGGCCCCCTCTGGTCCGAAGCTGTGGCGAGGGGCCCCCTCTGGTCCGAAGCTGTGGCGAGGGGCCCCCTCTGGTCCGAAGCTGTGGCGAGGGGCCCCCTCTGGTCCGAAGCTGTGGCGAGGGGCCCCCTCTGGTCCGAAGCTGTGGCGAGGGGCCCCCTCTGGTCCGAAGCTGTGGCGAGGGGCCCCCTCTGGTCCGAAGCTGTGGCGAGGGGCCCCCTCTGGTCCGAAGCTGTGGCGAGGGGCCCCCTCTGGTCCGAAGCTGTGGCGAGGGGCCCCCTCTGGTCCGAAGCTGTGGCGAGGGGCCCCTCTGGTCAGAACCATTAGCGAGGGCAGCTGCGGTTCAGTTCTGCTGTAAAAGCAGTTGTTCTCAAGAGCTTAACTCttgaaaatatttaaaataacagCGAAATGTTTAATACCTCACGACTTCTCAGGTCAGAAGCATCGTGGACACCCACGTTAATGTGAGGACGCAGGCGCCCGCTCACGCGAGGACGCAGGCGCCCGCTCACGCGAGGACGTCCTTCTGGACCTCGGGTGTCCAGGACAAATGACACGACCCCAAATACCCACCAGAGGGGAAGGCGCGGTCCCACGCCAGGGTAATATAGTTTAACCTTAAAAGGGAAAATAAAAAAGGTTTGACAATAAAAGACGACGCAGAAGCGTACCAGCTGAGAGGGCTGGGCACGTCTGGGGCTAATACTTGATAAGCGGGATAAAGTcaaacgggctcgccatagcccgtgctgcttggaacgttttgttccaggtagcgaatcttaaacaacaacaacaacaaggataAAATCAGTGACTCGGTCTGGCAGGATTCTGGCAACTAAATAAGAAGCTATACAAGATTCAATGTTTCCTCTGTTAAACCAGTATTTTATAAGTGCACCTGTATGACCCCCGGCAAATCTGCTATACAAAAAATAACTTTAAAAAGATCCAGCTATGTGCTCCCGAACTGATCCCGGAGGTAAAGGtttagagctacgaggagagactgaagAAACTGAATACCAATGCTGGAGAAACGAATCTCAGAGGGGTTatgttcacaatatacaagagATTTAGTTTGACAATCACGATAAGAACACACTTTAATCGATATTAGACCATGACGAGAGGGCACAAGGTCACTCTGGACTagtcaagagagagggaaggacgtGGTCAGGGTGGAACTCACTGGAACGCACAAATGTCGTGCATTAGTTCAAATTAAAGATATTAAAAGTTCAATGTGCATTTGAACATTGCCTAACGCAACCACCTCTGCACAGTTATGAGAACCGAGATATTTGTGGGAAGTAAAATGAGGCGTTTCACTTGATAGGTTCCCTTTATAGGTTCCCTTTAtatgggcctgacggctgagtggacagcgctcggtactcgtagtcctaaggttccaggttctatcccggcggaggcggaaacaaatgggcagagtttctttccctgatacccttgttcacctagcagtaaatatgtacctgggagttagtcagctgtcacaggctgcttcctgggggtgaaggcctggtcgagaaccgggccgcagggacactaaagccccgaaatcatctcaagataacctcaagaagataacccacaAAAGCGTATCAACCCAAAATTCTACCTATTTTACGATAGGCCTACCTACACCCTGGCCTGCAGGTAAAGGCCACgaggtgtctgggaatcaccagaacgccGGTTCGAATCCCCCCCCATTACCCCAAAATACATTTTCTCACCGATGTATCACGcccattgtgatttctttgtgataaACGCCTCTCCTGACCTTCCTGTTCACTCTCCGGCAGTTCATTGTTAACGTAGTTTTCCCTTCACTAATTATTATCcctctgccacccacaccactgtCTGGTGTGGGGGAGTTCCTGCTCTCTGTAACGAACGGaatctccctcccttctctccctttcccttctctccctctcccttctctccctctcccttctctccctctcccttctctccctctcccttctctccctctcccttctctccctctcccttctctccctctcccttctctccctctcccttctctccctctcccttctctcccttctctccctctcccttctctccctctcccttctctccctctcccttctctctctttcccttctatccctctctccctttctctccctcagtAGAGTCAGCCCTGGACGTCTCCGGGGCCTGGCTGCCTTCCAGGACAGTCCAAAGGGCCAGGACCTTGGAGCCGTCTTTCACTGGGGGGGCAGGAAGTTAGGGCGAGGAGAGGACAGGAAGATGACGGGAGGGGAGGCGGAGACGGATCaaagaaggggaaggggaagagggaatGGCTAGAAGGCGCTGTGGAAACCCAATTGTCTAACTAGTATAGGGAAGAAACGGTCACACgcgtacacacagacagacagacagacagacagacagacagacagacagacagacagacagacagacagacagacagacagacagacagacagacagacagacacacacacacagacacacacacacagacacacacagacacacacagacacacacagacacacacagacacacacagacacacacagacacacacagacacacacagacacacacagacacacacagacacacacagacacacacagacacacacagacacacacagacacacacagacacacacagacacacacagacacacacagacacacacacacacacacacacacggtgaggggtgagacctccgattggcgtgaagtcaccagtggagtcccacagggctctgtactcggttttatcttgtttctgatatatgtaaatgatctcccggagggtatcgattcatttctctcaatgtttgcggacgatgctaaaattatgagaaggattaaaacagaagaggactgtttgaggcttcaagaagacctagacaagctgaaggaatggtcgaacaaatggttgttagagtttaacccaaccaaatgtaatgtaatgaagataggtgtagggagcaggaggccagatacaaggtatcatctgggagaggaaattcttcaggagtcagagaaggaaaaagacttgggggttgatatcacgccagacctgtctcctgcagcacatatcaagcggataacatcagcggcatatgccaggctggccaacatacgaacggcattcagaaacttgtgtaaagaatcattcagaactttgtataccacatatgtcaggccaatcctggagtatgcagccccagcatggagtccatatctagtcaaggataagactaaactggaaaaggttcaaaggtttgccaccagactagtacccgagctgagaggtatgagctacgaggagagactacgggaattaaacctcacttcgctggaagacagaagagttaggggggacatgatcaccacattcaagattctgaaggggattgatagggtagataaagacagtctatttaacacaaggggaacacgcacaaggggacacaggtggaaactgagtgcccaaatgagccacagagatattagaaagaacttttttagtgtcagagtggttgacaaatggaatgcattaggaagtgatgtggtggaggctgactccatacacagtttcaagtgtagatatgacagagcccgataggcttaggaatctgtacacctgttgattgacagttgagaggcgggaccaaagagccaaagctcaacccccgcaagcacaaataggtgagtacaaataggtgagtacacacacacacacacacacacacacacacacacacacacacacacacacacacacacacacacacacacacacacgcgcgcgcgcacacacgcacacattctctgagccaacatgtcaagggagcCACAAGAATGAAAGACAATGAACCAGCCGGACCTGACCtgatattcactctgaacgactctagGTGAGTAATGaatctcaactaggtgagtacatccaggtgagcaTTAAgggccagggaccagattcacgaagcagttacgcaagcacttacgaacctgtacatcttttctcaatcttcggcggctttgtttacaattattaaacagttaatgaactccgaagcaccaggaggctgttcataacaataacaacagttgattggcaagttttcatgcttgtaaactgtttaatatatgtaaccaaagccgtcaaagattgaggaaagatgtacacgttcgtaagtacttgcgtaactgcttcgtgaatctggcccccaggttcgtaagtgcttgcgtaactgcttcgtgaatctggccccaggttcgtaagtgcttgcgtaactgcttcgtgaatctagcccccaggttcgtaagtgcttgcgtaactggttcgtgaatctgggcccagaaGACAATTgatcagacaccacagggagtcgGTCAAGGCTTGGCCGCCGTACACCCACCAAGTCTAACAGAGAAGTTGAGAGCAAGTTGATCAATATCTCAATTATACATCGACATTGACacgaaacagttaagaagttttgGAGAACTAAAccccatacgtcaggctgcgagcagccacatccaacagcctggttgaccagtctagcaacgaggagagctaggtcgacgaccgggccgcggcgtcgctgagccccgaaaacCCCTCAAGGTAATCACCTGATCATACACAGATGGTTAGAAAACAGATACAAACTCGGGAAAAAGGAGAACTagatacgattatatatatataatatatatatgtcgtacctaatagccagaacgcacttctca
The sequence above is drawn from the Procambarus clarkii isolate CNS0578487 chromosome 49, FALCON_Pclarkii_2.0, whole genome shotgun sequence genome and encodes:
- the LOC123763413 gene encoding collagen alpha-1(I) chain-like, producing MGPKEVSGNIQPKKTHMRMTIEKKQEIIRKHEDGVRIVNLARQYNKSVNDIHPALANGSDQRGPSPQLRTRGGPSPQLRTRGGPSPQLRTRGGPSPQLRTRGGPSPQLRTRGGPSPQLRTRGGPSPQLRTRGGPSPQLRTRGGPSPQLRTRGGPSPQLRTRGGPSPQLRTRGGPSPQLRTRGGPSPQLRTRGAPRHSFGPEGPLATASDQRGPSPQLRTRGAPRHSFGPEGPLATASDQRGPSPQLRTRGAPRHSFGPEGPLATASDQRGPSPQLRTRGAPRHSFGPEGPLATASDQRGPSPQLRTRGAPRHSFGPEGPLATASDQRGPSPQLRTRGAPRHSPGPEGPSPPPRTRGAPRHSFGPEGPLATPPDQRGPRPGPEGPGIIKGTRSSGNPSQDLYVMAYIFFLII